Proteins encoded within one genomic window of Spirulina major PCC 6313:
- a CDS encoding CHASE2 domain-containing protein, with translation MKTIRGLVTQYPGFCVATILATGLVLSLRYVGLLQPLEWAAYDTFLQTITPTRSHLDDRIKLVTIDEADLQANGQALISDRALATALRRLAAQQPRVIGLDLYRDLPVPPGHPELKTALRDIPNIVGIQKIGQPTIAPPPILAADGRAKASDFSLDGDNRIRRAYLFLQDAKNQPISGFAAYLALWFLEDEKNIKFTKLSPDRWQLGAATFQRFKAFDGGYVRANAEGFQFLIDYQNPVHPFETIPLREVLAGNLPDDWGRDRIILIGTTAESMNDLFATPFSEFGNTSTPKLMAGVEIHARIIAQLLDVAQGTRHLRKTSPESLEILWIMLWSWLGANFIGPYTRKSTMRTTCTPQQQVQLLGGEVVIIGAWLTLLIGFSYGAFVGGFWIPVVPPLIGFLGAGLGSLIHTANQVKTLRIQNQLLENLAKVDSLTQVANRRSLDDYLKIHWQQAQQQQHQIAVILCDLDYFKQYNDTYGHSAGDDCLQQFAQVLSRLVPNHIGLAARYGGEEFAIVLPYGSRSDVETLTTQIHQHTRQLAIAHSASGVSKTVTVSIGVSHDIPTPKDDLQEFINRADCALYHAKKQGRDRTVFFTNTLA, from the coding sequence TTGAAAACAATTCGTGGCCTAGTCACTCAGTATCCTGGCTTTTGTGTTGCCACCATTCTCGCCACTGGACTCGTCCTCAGCCTGCGCTATGTGGGCTTGTTGCAACCTTTAGAATGGGCAGCCTACGATACTTTTTTGCAAACCATAACCCCCACTCGCTCCCACCTCGACGATCGCATCAAACTCGTCACCATTGACGAAGCTGATCTACAAGCCAACGGCCAAGCCCTCATTTCCGATCGCGCCCTCGCCACCGCCCTGCGCCGCCTCGCGGCCCAACAGCCCCGCGTCATCGGCCTCGACCTCTATCGCGACTTACCCGTCCCCCCCGGTCATCCCGAACTCAAAACCGCGTTGCGCGACATTCCCAACATCGTCGGCATCCAAAAAATTGGTCAACCCACCATCGCCCCGCCGCCCATCTTAGCCGCCGATGGTCGCGCCAAGGCCAGTGATTTTTCACTCGATGGTGACAATCGTATCCGGCGGGCCTATCTCTTTTTACAAGATGCCAAGAATCAACCCATATCCGGTTTTGCCGCCTATTTGGCCCTGTGGTTTTTAGAAGACGAAAAAAATATCAAATTCACAAAGTTATCTCCCGATCGCTGGCAACTCGGCGCGGCCACATTTCAGCGATTCAAGGCCTTTGATGGGGGGTATGTTCGTGCCAATGCGGAAGGATTTCAATTTTTAATTGACTATCAAAACCCCGTTCATCCCTTTGAAACGATCCCGTTACGTGAGGTATTAGCAGGAAATTTACCGGATGATTGGGGGCGCGATCGCATTATTTTAATCGGCACAACCGCCGAAAGCATGAATGATCTGTTTGCCACTCCCTTTAGTGAGTTCGGTAATACAAGTACACCAAAATTAATGGCTGGGGTTGAAATTCATGCCCGGATTATTGCCCAACTCTTAGATGTTGCCCAGGGAACCCGCCACCTCAGAAAAACCAGCCCGGAATCACTGGAAATTCTTTGGATTATGCTCTGGTCATGGCTGGGAGCGAATTTCATCGGGCCCTATACTCGCAAAAGTACGATGCGAACAACCTGTACCCCTCAGCAACAAGTCCAGCTTTTAGGGGGTGAAGTTGTCATCATTGGTGCTTGGCTAACTCTCCTAATTGGTTTTAGTTATGGTGCATTTGTCGGGGGATTTTGGATTCCGGTGGTGCCACCGCTGATCGGTTTTTTAGGGGCTGGATTAGGGAGTTTAATTCACACGGCCAATCAGGTCAAAACATTACGCATTCAAAATCAATTATTAGAAAATTTGGCGAAGGTTGATTCCCTCACTCAAGTCGCCAATCGACGTTCATTGGACGATTATTTAAAAATCCATTGGCAACAGGCACAACAACAACAGCATCAGATTGCTGTGATCCTCTGTGATCTTGATTATTTCAAGCAATATAACGACACCTATGGCCACTCTGCTGGAGACGATTGCCTCCAGCAATTTGCTCAGGTTTTGTCGCGCCTTGTCCCGAATCACATCGGTTTAGCGGCTCGCTATGGTGGGGAAGAATTTGCGATCGTGTTGCCCTATGGGTCACGTTCAGACGTGGAGACCCTCACCACCCAAATTCATCAGCACACCCGACAGTTAGCGATCGCTCATTCTGCCTCTGGGGTCAGTAAAACGGTGACGGTGAGCATTGGGGTGAGCCACGACATTCCCACGCCGAAAGATGATCTCCAGGAGTTTATCAATCGCGCCGATTGCGCTCTCTACCACGCGAAAAAACAGGGGCGCGATCGCACCGTCTTTTTTACGAACACCTTAGCTTAA
- a CDS encoding CHAT domain-containing protein, with translation MKTPSTPWFMFGIMSAAMIVAGQSTTQAQSIIANPDNTGTTIIQNGQTYHIQGGQQAGANLFHSFQTLGLTSGEIANFLSNPSIMNIFGRITGGDPSMINGLLQVTGANSNLYLMNPAGFVFGNEARLNVGGDFFATTADRIGFNGGAFNAFGENDYTTLIGAPNQFLFLQENPSAIINTGVLSSQNAVHLSGGTVLNEGRISAAVVTLAAIPGTSWVNLSQPGLLLSLDLPSSAIAPSQPLNPLTLPALLTGAVTNEGSIQGDRVDLYGATGVTTASPDDVQGETRVIRWSETGENPSQAVFIDGRVSSPETLLFGGAAGTVTQLVNGDENGVTAVGEGLGAIAASVGELESVAIVAEGNVGTVWLGNQWLKPENFSDYGANLATWGDALTDNGDLLLYGSGTVSGGMGMTWLNQGAIATGADVAASVDATGHATLNGNWTLEAQTGTIEAANPFTTATLSNWEHTLSALTVTDTADTVANDGELTLREAILAANTGGAIAGQQGNAGTDKIRFDTTGTFATPQTITLQSDLDTITEDLVITGPGEDQLAIDGDGVVSNIFNAETPNFTVEQLTLQNAATGIYHSSPTGELTVNHVTITDMGSRGIERDVRVPSASDSIFNPSYDTRVTVNHATLRNAGILSDAAIMEIHDTQITGNSLGIHHVPWFGMPMPPPQGRPKPVDEIARLHITDSAIANLTGRSLRSAVRSGRGDVIIERTTIADIPLFASGSALRIDHRDRNNDPAQVIINDSLIARNSGSIDASGMTIRGTAPMAVTLARTEFVDNEGGTLQLRSGQTRQGVDDIYISNGNASFAITDSVGDVNLDMGGAAEEFKINSRGAINLSSSLVVQGDLSLIAEGDINTSSLTTTRFGEDGGDVTLISRQGSINTTSNGSVGAIYTRSLLGNGGQVTLQAAGEIVTGAINTEAQAGAGGRVTLQSDDTIRIDGTVESSFVDFPASISTAGATQGGTITIRHGGQGIIPFIVGDARVNGTSDAIAAGSGFTVATTQRFLLEHRQPGILITPGLINTPLDPVNTNALNVISGSDPVRSLNPIDFTVNADVWGFIAGANPVRPLNIFDFVHSMARQMGATVTNVSYGDQQHSSEVGEGESILLSITENVVDAWLRVNGLAVQIEEKGVNQPNLGQVDQLMSDSFKALLGNESLEGESLDDESAVSEEDASSDEDDDTNSVANIREIFQRITAQTGTVPALVYAISQPDFLELIVITPDNQLRRVVVPEGDRATLRRTIAQFRRAIQDKTDDYLIPAQQLYDWLIRPIEATIDALDVDNLVFSMGEDLRALPLAALHDGDRFLIEKYSIGQIPSLSLTNSDYQPLHDASVLSMGASEFKTLEPLPAVPAELAIVQAIKPSVTYLNAEFTWDNLYRESNQRQFEIVHLATHAEFQRGSATNAYIQLWGDERITLKSLRELDWHDAPQVELLVLSACLTALGDSQAELGFAGLAVQAGVKSVLASLWQISDVGTLQLMHGFYEHLHNPQITTKAEALRQAQLAMIRGDFDPLNRQDIRATLTPEMQIDLQSSALSHPYYWSSFLLVGSPW, from the coding sequence ATGAAAACGCCATCTACACCATGGTTCATGTTCGGGATCATGAGCGCCGCAATGATTGTGGCAGGACAAAGCACGACCCAGGCGCAATCCATCATCGCCAACCCAGACAACACCGGCACCACCATCATTCAAAACGGCCAAACCTATCACATTCAGGGGGGACAACAGGCCGGCGCCAACCTGTTCCACTCCTTCCAAACCCTGGGGTTAACCAGTGGCGAAATTGCGAATTTCCTCAGTAATCCGAGCATTATGAATATCTTTGGGCGGATCACTGGGGGTGATCCGTCGATGATTAATGGGTTGCTGCAAGTGACGGGGGCAAACTCGAATTTATACCTGATGAATCCGGCGGGGTTTGTGTTTGGGAATGAGGCGCGGCTGAATGTGGGCGGGGATTTCTTTGCGACGACGGCGGATCGGATTGGGTTTAATGGGGGGGCGTTTAATGCGTTTGGGGAGAATGATTATACGACGTTAATCGGTGCGCCGAATCAATTTTTGTTTTTGCAGGAGAATCCCAGCGCGATCATTAATACGGGTGTTTTAAGCAGTCAAAATGCGGTGCATCTATCGGGGGGAACTGTGCTGAATGAAGGGCGCATTTCTGCTGCGGTGGTGACATTGGCGGCGATTCCGGGGACGAGTTGGGTGAATCTATCGCAGCCGGGGTTGTTGTTAAGTTTGGATCTGCCCAGTAGCGCGATCGCCCCCTCGCAACCCCTCAACCCCCTCACCCTTCCGGCATTATTAACTGGAGCCGTCACTAATGAAGGCAGCATCCAAGGCGACAGGGTGGATCTCTACGGAGCCACGGGAGTTACTACCGCCAGCCCGGATGATGTGCAGGGTGAAACGCGGGTGATTCGCTGGAGTGAAACTGGGGAAAACCCTAGCCAAGCGGTGTTTATTGATGGCCGGGTGAGCAGTCCGGAAACGCTGCTATTCGGTGGCGCGGCGGGAACCGTGACCCAACTGGTGAATGGGGATGAAAATGGCGTGACGGCGGTGGGTGAGGGTTTGGGTGCGATCGCTGCCTCCGTGGGTGAGTTGGAGTCGGTGGCGATTGTGGCGGAGGGGAATGTGGGGACTGTGTGGCTGGGCAATCAATGGTTAAAACCGGAGAATTTCAGCGATTATGGAGCAAATTTAGCCACCTGGGGCGATGCTCTCACAGATAATGGTGATCTCTTGCTCTATGGCAGTGGGACAGTGTCGGGCGGCATGGGGATGACCTGGCTCAATCAAGGGGCGATCGCAACGGGGGCGGATGTGGCAGCCTCGGTAGACGCGACGGGACACGCCACCTTAAACGGCAATTGGACTCTAGAAGCGCAAACCGGAACCATCGAGGCCGCGAATCCCTTCACGACCGCCACCCTCAGTAATTGGGAACACACATTATCGGCATTAACCGTCACCGATACGGCGGATACGGTGGCCAATGATGGAGAATTGACGCTGCGGGAGGCGATTTTAGCGGCGAATACCGGGGGCGCGATCGCAGGTCAACAGGGCAATGCAGGAACGGACAAAATCCGGTTTGATACCACCGGAACCTTCGCCACGCCCCAAACGATTACCCTCCAGTCTGATCTCGACACGATTACCGAAGATTTAGTGATTACGGGGCCAGGTGAAGATCAATTAGCCATTGATGGTGATGGTGTTGTGAGCAACATTTTCAATGCCGAGACCCCAAACTTCACGGTGGAACAATTGACGTTGCAAAACGCAGCGACAGGAATTTACCACAGCAGCCCGACGGGTGAATTGACGGTTAACCATGTGACGATTACGGATATGGGGTCTAGGGGGATTGAGCGTGATGTGAGGGTTCCGTCTGCTTCAGATAGCATCTTTAATCCTAGTTACGACACACGGGTAACGGTCAATCATGCTACCCTCCGCAACGCGGGGATTCTCAGCGATGCCGCCATCATGGAAATCCATGACACCCAAATCACTGGGAATTCGCTTGGTATTCATCATGTTCCTTGGTTTGGTATGCCCATGCCCCCTCCCCAGGGTCGCCCTAAACCTGTTGACGAGATCGCCCGTTTGCACATTACCGATTCCGCGATCGCGAATCTTACGGGTCGTAGTTTGCGTTCGGCCGTTAGGTCTGGCCGAGGGGATGTGATCATTGAACGCACCACGATCGCGGATATCCCACTCTTCGCCTCCGGTTCAGCTTTGAGGATAGATCATCGCGATCGCAACAATGACCCCGCCCAAGTCATCATTAACGATTCCCTCATCGCTCGCAATTCCGGCTCCATTGACGCCAGTGGCATGACGATTCGGGGAACTGCACCGATGGCGGTCACCCTCGCACGGACAGAATTTGTGGATAACGAGGGGGGGACATTGCAGTTGAGGTCGGGTCAGACGAGGCAGGGTGTGGATGATATCTATATCTCGAATGGTAATGCGTCCTTTGCAATTACGGATTCCGTGGGGGATGTCAACCTCGATATGGGCGGCGCTGCCGAGGAGTTCAAGATTAATAGTCGGGGGGCAATTAATCTGAGTAGTTCGTTAGTGGTGCAGGGGGATTTAAGCCTCATTGCCGAGGGAGACATCAACACCAGCAGCTTAACAACCACCAGGTTTGGCGAGGATGGGGGTGATGTGACGCTCATTAGTCGGCAGGGCAGCATTAACACCACCAGTAATGGATCGGTGGGCGCGATTTATACCCGGTCGTTGTTGGGCAATGGCGGACAGGTGACGCTACAGGCGGCAGGGGAGATTGTCACGGGCGCGATTAACACCGAAGCCCAAGCCGGAGCCGGGGGACGAGTCACGCTCCAGAGTGACGACACCATTCGCATTGATGGCACGGTGGAAAGTTCGTTTGTGGATTTTCCGGCGAGTATTTCCACCGCTGGCGCAACCCAAGGCGGCACTATCACGATCCGCCACGGGGGGCAGGGCATCATTCCCTTTATTGTCGGCGATGCTCGTGTGAATGGCACCAGCGACGCGATCGCCGCTGGCAGTGGCTTTACCGTCGCGACCACCCAACGGTTTCTCCTAGAACATCGTCAACCGGGCATCCTGATCACCCCTGGGCTGATTAATACACCGCTTGATCCGGTTAACACCAACGCTTTGAATGTGATCAGCGGATCTGATCCTGTGCGTTCCCTGAACCCCATCGACTTTACGGTTAACGCCGACGTTTGGGGGTTCATTGCCGGAGCTAACCCGGTGCGCCCCCTGAACATCTTCGACTTTGTGCATTCAATGGCTCGTCAAATGGGAGCCACAGTCACGAATGTATCCTATGGCGATCAGCAACATTCTTCAGAAGTCGGTGAAGGTGAAAGCATCCTACTTTCAATCACTGAAAATGTAGTAGATGCTTGGCTCAGGGTGAATGGACTCGCCGTGCAAATTGAGGAAAAAGGGGTAAACCAACCAAACCTAGGGCAAGTGGATCAGTTGATGAGTGATAGTTTTAAGGCCCTACTGGGGAACGAGTCTTTGGAAGGCGAGTCTTTGGATGACGAGTCAGCGGTGAGTGAAGAGGACGCGAGTAGCGACGAGGATGACGACACGAATTCCGTTGCCAACATTCGCGAAATCTTCCAGCGCATCACCGCCCAAACCGGAACCGTGCCCGCCCTGGTCTATGCCATCAGTCAGCCGGATTTTTTAGAATTAATCGTCATCACCCCTGATAATCAACTGCGCCGCGTCGTGGTTCCTGAAGGCGATCGCGCCACCCTCCGCCGCACCATCGCCCAGTTCCGCCGCGCCATCCAAGACAAAACCGACGACTATCTAATCCCCGCGCAACAACTCTATGATTGGCTGATTCGCCCCATTGAAGCCACCATTGATGCCCTCGATGTGGATAATCTCGTCTTCTCCATGGGCGAAGACTTGCGAGCGTTGCCGTTGGCGGCGTTGCATGATGGCGATCGCTTCTTAATTGAAAAGTACAGCATCGGTCAAATTCCCAGCTTGAGCCTCACGAATAGTGATTATCAGCCGCTTCATGATGCCAGCGTCTTAAGCATGGGGGCCTCAGAATTTAAAACATTGGAACCCTTACCCGCTGTTCCGGCTGAACTTGCGATCGTGCAAGCGATAAAACCCAGTGTCACGTATCTCAATGCAGAGTTTACCTGGGATAATCTCTATCGCGAAAGCAATCAACGACAGTTTGAAATTGTCCATCTCGCCACCCATGCCGAATTTCAACGCGGCTCCGCCACCAATGCCTATATTCAACTCTGGGGTGATGAGCGGATCACCCTCAAAAGCTTGCGCGAATTGGACTGGCACGACGCGCCCCAAGTGGAATTATTGGTGTTGAGTGCCTGTTTAACGGCGTTGGGAGATTCCCAAGCAGAATTAGGATTTGCCGGACTAGCCGTACAAGCCGGGGTTAAATCTGTGTTAGCGAGTTTGTGGCAAATTTCTGATGTGGGAACCTTGCAACTCATGCATGGCTTTTATGAACACCTACACAATCCGCAGATCACCACCAAGGCCGAGGCCCTGCGTCAAGCACAATTAGCCATGATTCGCGGCGACTTTGACCCGCTCAATCGTCAGGACATTCGGGCAACATTAACACCAGAAATGCAAATTGATCTTCAATCTTCAGCCCTCAGCCATCCCTATTATTGGAGTAGCTTTCTTTTGGTCGGCAGTCCGTGGTAA
- the murJ gene encoding murein biosynthesis integral membrane protein MurJ, protein MKPKPSRSLAGIAGIVAIATLISKVFGLVREQAIAAAFGVGPVVNAYAYAYVIPGFLLILLGGINGPFHSALVSVLAKRDKSEAAPIVETVTTLVTAILLLVTVGLILGAGPCIDVLAPGLDDTTRAMAVLQLRIMAPLAMLAGLIGIGFGTLNAADQYWLPSVSPLFSSVTIIGGVGFLIWQLGDRVNAPEFAQLGGLVLAGGTLAGGLLQWLAQLIAQWQSNLGTLRLRFNWRIPGVSDVMKVMGPATLSSGMLHINVYTDLYFASAIAGAAAAMRYANFIVLTPVGILSNMILVPMLPVFSRLTAPEQWDDLKIRIRQGLLLTALTMLPLTAIFIAQAGPIVRIIYERFAFDAQASRLVVPVLMAYGVGMFFYLGRDVLVRVFYALGDGETPFRISVFNILLNGVLDYFLVNAFQTPGLVMATIGVNIVSMALFIGILHRRLRGLPLVEWGLLLLGLMGSATLAGFGSWGVSRLCDRFFDTQNIAVVVLQLSLGTLVALVIFTTSAMQLRLPELKMLQTRLTQKFRRRS, encoded by the coding sequence ATGAAGCCAAAACCTTCTCGTTCCCTTGCCGGGATTGCAGGGATCGTCGCGATCGCCACCCTGATTAGTAAAGTCTTCGGCCTGGTGCGTGAACAAGCGATCGCCGCCGCCTTTGGAGTTGGCCCCGTCGTCAACGCCTACGCCTACGCCTACGTGATCCCCGGCTTTCTCCTCATCCTTCTTGGCGGCATTAATGGCCCCTTCCACAGTGCCCTCGTCAGCGTCCTCGCCAAGCGCGACAAATCCGAAGCCGCCCCCATCGTCGAAACCGTCACCACCCTCGTCACCGCCATTCTGCTTCTCGTCACCGTCGGCCTGATCCTCGGTGCAGGCCCCTGCATCGATGTGCTGGCCCCCGGTCTCGATGACACCACCCGCGCCATGGCCGTCCTGCAACTGCGGATCATGGCCCCGCTGGCGATGTTGGCGGGCTTGATCGGCATCGGCTTTGGAACCCTCAACGCCGCCGATCAATATTGGCTCCCCAGTGTTAGCCCCCTGTTTTCGAGCGTGACGATTATCGGCGGGGTGGGGTTTTTGATTTGGCAATTGGGCGATCGCGTCAATGCCCCAGAATTTGCTCAACTGGGCGGCCTCGTCCTCGCTGGGGGAACCCTCGCAGGCGGCCTGCTGCAATGGCTCGCCCAACTGATCGCCCAATGGCAATCGAACCTCGGCACCCTCCGCCTCCGCTTCAATTGGCGCATTCCCGGTGTGAGCGACGTGATGAAAGTCATGGGCCCGGCGACCCTCTCATCGGGGATGTTGCACATCAACGTCTACACGGACTTGTATTTTGCCTCTGCGATCGCCGGAGCCGCCGCCGCGATGCGCTACGCCAACTTCATTGTCCTGACTCCGGTGGGGATTTTGTCGAACATGATCCTTGTGCCGATGTTGCCCGTATTCTCCCGCCTCACCGCCCCGGAACAGTGGGACGACCTCAAAATCCGCATCCGCCAAGGCCTGCTCCTCACCGCCTTAACCATGCTGCCCTTGACGGCTATTTTTATCGCCCAAGCCGGGCCCATCGTGCGGATCATTTACGAACGGTTTGCCTTTGATGCCCAAGCCTCGCGGTTGGTGGTTCCGGTGTTGATGGCCTATGGGGTGGGGATGTTTTTCTACTTGGGGCGGGATGTGTTGGTGCGGGTCTTTTATGCCCTGGGGGACGGAGAAACGCCGTTTCGGATCAGTGTGTTTAATATTCTGCTCAATGGGGTGTTGGATTATTTCTTGGTGAATGCGTTCCAAACGCCGGGGTTAGTGATGGCGACGATCGGGGTGAATATCGTTTCAATGGCGCTGTTTATTGGGATTTTACATCGACGGTTGCGGGGGTTGCCGTTGGTGGAATGGGGTCTCTTATTGTTGGGATTGATGGGCAGCGCGACGCTGGCGGGGTTCGGCAGTTGGGGGGTGAGTCGATTGTGCGATCGCTTCTTCGACACCCAAAACATCGCCGTAGTGGTTTTACAATTGAGCCTCGGAACCCTCGTCGCCCTCGTCATTTTCACCACCTCCGCCATGCAACTCCGCCTCCCCGAACTCAAAATGCTCCAAACCCGCCTCACCCAAAAATTCCGCCGCCGCTCGTAA
- a CDS encoding CCA tRNA nucleotidyltransferase, whose protein sequence is MTTLDLSVIALAPGQLPFRLEHLPPPVYFVGGTVRDALLQRQRPDFDVDCVVPRDAIATARSLADAYEAGFVVLDAERQIARVVFPNGTVDIAQMVGDSLETDLQRRDFRINAIAYDPHAQELFDPLDGIADLEAGVIRMVAKANLRDDPLRILRAYRQAAQLNFTIKPKTRAALRKYAPQLTTVAGERVQAELNILLSTAHGADGIEAADHDGVLHLWLPMITPAAIAHLRQVEQVAWLLGKIWDEFSTELTASVTPTALSRLSLAKLACLLAPAPEAIAPTLAALKYSRLETRAVETALRHLPPLLGLADQEMSLAEQYFLFQSVGDVFPIAVVLAVAIASSQDILRETRAVGIIAPLVNAYLDPNSQVAHPTPLVSGTDLIKHLSLSPSPQVGTLLTQIQLARLEGTVTTAQEAIAFAKAQLPSL, encoded by the coding sequence ATGACCACCCTCGATCTTTCTGTGATTGCCCTGGCTCCGGGACAATTGCCCTTTCGTTTGGAGCATTTACCGCCGCCGGTTTATTTTGTGGGCGGTACGGTGCGGGATGCGTTGTTGCAGCGACAACGGCCGGATTTTGATGTGGATTGTGTGGTTCCGAGGGACGCGATCGCCACCGCGCGATCGCTGGCGGATGCCTACGAAGCCGGGTTTGTGGTGCTCGATGCCGAGCGACAGATTGCGCGGGTGGTGTTTCCCAACGGTACCGTGGACATTGCCCAAATGGTGGGGGACAGCCTCGAAACGGATTTACAGCGGCGAGATTTTCGGATCAATGCGATCGCCTACGACCCCCACGCCCAAGAACTCTTCGACCCCCTCGATGGCATTGCTGACCTCGAAGCGGGTGTGATTCGCATGGTGGCCAAGGCCAATCTGCGCGACGATCCCCTGCGCATTCTTCGCGCCTACCGTCAGGCCGCCCAGTTGAACTTCACGATCAAGCCCAAAACCCGCGCCGCTCTCCGCAAATATGCCCCCCAACTCACCACCGTGGCCGGGGAACGGGTACAGGCTGAGTTAAACATCCTCCTGTCCACAGCTCACGGTGCGGACGGGATCGAGGCAGCGGATCATGATGGTGTGCTGCACCTGTGGCTGCCGATGATTACCCCAGCGGCGATCGCTCATTTGCGGCAAGTGGAGCAAGTGGCGTGGCTGTTGGGGAAAATTTGGGATGAGTTTTCGACGGAATTAACCGCCTCAGTTACCCCCACGGCCCTCTCGCGCCTCAGCTTGGCAAAATTAGCCTGTTTACTGGCTCCCGCACCTGAGGCGATCGCGCCCACCTTAGCCGCCTTAAAATATTCTCGCCTCGAAACCCGCGCCGTCGAAACCGCCCTCCGCCATCTCCCGCCCCTACTGGGCTTGGCGGATCAAGAGATGAGTTTGGCCGAGCAATATTTTCTCTTTCAGTCCGTGGGGGATGTATTTCCGATCGCCGTCGTCTTGGCTGTAGCGATCGCCTCCTCCCAGGATATTCTCCGGGAAACCCGCGCCGTGGGGATTATCGCCCCGTTGGTGAATGCCTATCTTGACCCCAATAGCCAAGTGGCGCACCCGACTCCGCTGGTTTCGGGAACGGATCTGATTAAACATCTGTCATTATCTCCATCCCCCCAAGTCGGAACCCTACTGACTCAAATTCAGCTTGCCCGCTTGGAGGGCACAGTGACCACAGCCCAAGAAGCGATCGCCTTCGCCAAGGCCCAGCTTCCCTCCCTGTAA
- a CDS encoding DUF928 domain-containing protein — protein MFFSLLRPLIQQHPQRVLGIISVLLMSTAVPAIAKPESAPENQGGTGQPTTSRTVSGGTRSETLLACAAVDAGSSRAAFVPLMPENGTIATQAERVNLYIYIPAGSDRPGRLTLRDRATNTLIFAQPVSSLSGGTIMRFVLPNTVQLTTSETPEQGYSWELQVYCDEFNDEKDVRVTGEIHRLLRENAIAPPILWHETLEAAYAQRESNPEPWQQILAAHAIAPNSAIHNYAWDATVATDPLLADK, from the coding sequence ATGTTTTTTTCACTCCTACGTCCCTTGATTCAACAGCATCCCCAACGAGTTCTGGGGATTATCTCTGTTCTGCTGATGAGTACGGCGGTTCCGGCGATCGCCAAACCCGAATCCGCCCCCGAAAACCAAGGCGGCACAGGACAGCCCACCACCTCCCGCACTGTCAGCGGTGGCACGCGGAGCGAAACCCTCCTCGCCTGTGCTGCGGTTGATGCTGGGTCTTCGAGGGCGGCGTTTGTCCCGTTGATGCCTGAAAATGGCACGATCGCCACCCAAGCCGAACGGGTCAATCTCTACATCTACATCCCAGCGGGGAGCGATCGCCCTGGACGGTTAACCCTGCGCGATCGCGCCACCAATACCCTCATTTTTGCCCAACCCGTCAGCAGCCTCAGTGGCGGCACGATCATGCGCTTTGTCCTACCGAATACCGTCCAACTCACCACCTCCGAAACCCCGGAACAGGGCTACAGTTGGGAACTTCAGGTCTATTGTGATGAGTTTAATGACGAAAAAGATGTGCGCGTGACGGGGGAGATTCATCGTCTTTTACGTGAGAATGCGATCGCCCCCCCCATCCTGTGGCACGAAACCCTCGAAGCCGCTTACGCCCAACGGGAGAGCAACCCGGAACCGTGGCAGCAAATTCTCGCCGCCCATGCGATCGCCCCCAACAGTGCCATTCATAACTATGCATGGGATGCTACCGTAGCTACAGACCCTCTCCTTGCAGACAAATAG